Sequence from the Amphiprion ocellaris isolate individual 3 ecotype Okinawa chromosome 1, ASM2253959v1, whole genome shotgun sequence genome:
AAGGGTAAAAAATGAGGCAAGATAACTGACACTCATGAAAGGAGGCTAATCTCTGAATAACACGACAGAAAATGATGCGCCAAAACGAAACCAGCACATGTGAGTGGCATCAGACAAATTCATGGGTCACAATATATCAGTTGGCTCATAGAGTGTGTCTAGACACATGGACATGGTGCGGATTAGAATTCTAAGGTGGTCACACCAGCAGCCTTGCTAAAACTACAGCTTAGCTACACATACAATGGACATGAGCTGGGATGAGGGACATCAGCATGCAACTGGTCTACAGAACTCTCATAGGATAACAGCATGAGGAGCTTATAATCATGTTCTtccaatttcagtttttttctcatcagtgAACATTAAAATCATTGTTCTAACATGCCTCAACAAAAGGACTAGTCACTATCAGGCCCTGTTGTCTCTGTGTCCACTTACCTGCTTGCCATGCACTAAAACACTAGTAATACTGGGGGCAAGGCTGTCCACTAGCTTAGTTAAGAGACTGGCAGCAAGACGGACAACAGACCTAGTGGgcgaaaagacacaaaaacaatcttGACATCATGACAGTGAGAACTAACAGCTAGGACTTTAACAAACAGCATTTATATAATACAAGCTGAGGAGCCGATTCCTCAGCTTTACTGCAGCCTTAGTGGAGCATCAATTATTCAGTCTATGTGTGGCATTGATATCATGAATAGAAAGCAGGAAATCAATTGATAATTATTGCAACACTTCCAGTATTAGAGGTTAcgacagaaaaatacacaaaaagccACTAGCATGGCTGCAGAAAGGCAAGAAATTGTCCTCAAGGGACATATCAAACCTCTCATCATACTAAAATAGGAAACGTCTTAATAATATGTTGTGATTTAGATATTTAAAGTCCAAATACAATGGTAAtttcttcaaaaatattttaatgttcattAATTTATAAATTCACTGTTCATGAGATTCAGTGCAGCCTTCAAATTGCCTCCTCTTGCCTGCAGGAATCctatgagaaaaaaattagtATACAGAGTTTATCTTCACATGGTAGCCCACAGCCAGGGTTGCTATAGACACACACGTGGAGTAGAAGCCATCCTCAAAGAAGCAGTGAACAAATGACATCATTTCATTATATCACGGTATGGGGTGGGGAGGGGGTGTTGAACCCAAGGTGAGTGCCTTcgtctgctgctctgtgtgctcTCACTTTAGGTTCAGAGGTTCAGACCCCCTCGTACCATGACACATTAATGGAGTTATGAATATTATCAGCTGAAACACAACCTCTCCCTATTAAATGTTGAGAACAACTCTcgtatggtgtgtgtgtgtgtgtgtgtgtgtgtgtgtgtgtgtgtgtgtagttataCATCTTGAGCACAATGAATAAAAAGGCAACAAAGCTTTAATGTTTAGAAGGCATGATGTGGTGTCAATCCACCGGTGCTTTGTTGGCGAATCTATTTCAAGCTTCACTTCCTGACCCATGGTAGGTAAATGAGAAAGTAAATTGAACTGAGTATTGATGCTATTACCTAGCTAGTTGAAAACCAGCCCCagggctttttctttttttttttaacttgagctAAAATCCTATTAATtaacaaaacatatttaataaaagtcatGCCTGTCAGTCCGACATGAATTAAAATTGGAGACCATCTTGTGATGGGATTACACCAGCTGCCATACCCACAAATACATTGACATTCAGACCCGTGAGTACTCAGTGAGTACCAGGATCATAACCATCTTCACACTTTATTTTGATCAGAATTACACATCTATAAAGTTTGATAATTGCATCTTACAAGGTTGCTGTGCTGTCATGGTGATAAAAGCTGTCCACAGACAGATATAAACACCTGTCAAAGTACTCAAAGCCGCCTTTGTGGTGGTGCCTGCTACCATAGATGTATCCAGGACTACGTTTTACCATGATCAAACAGACAGaccgacagacagacaaggtgaaaacaatagaaatacagaaaaaacttgctgaagcagtaactgtgacttgaactgaagcaagaaaagtcCGAGGCACTCTGTACTTACTCAATTAAAAGTCCTTTATTAGCTACATGGACACCACCAACATGTTTCGACACCAAGTCTTCGTCAGGgcaacatttgtaaatgaactgaacagcaggaagtctacttttaaaaaacacttaacaggaagtcacatgatcatgtgtggtcatgtgactccacccaagtattcattcataaaagacaaataaaatataaacactttggaatattttcacagagcaatAGGCAAGCATATCATccataatgcataaataaagctcattatgtaacactatatttcaataataaaccatgatgcatcatgttaacatatagaagaaaataaataatgaaaaaaaataatgaaaaaattactgaCTGCAAGGCACTGTGTGTAGAATAGGAAACAGTGGCATGAAACAGTGAGTAAACCCTCATCATCAAAGACAATCATTCAGaacacattaatatatttacagaaacggagaaaagtctatttcttcatttagtcCAGGGAACACAGTTGCTTTCAAAGAGTGGATCCAGAAGGTTTCCCTCTGCAATAATCTTTTCAACCTGTCACCCCCTCGGGGAGTGTTCTCAATAACTTCAATTGCCATGATTGTGAGTTCATTAATGTTTGTGTGGGTCatgttcttgaaatgttttgcaatcggatattccatgtttcctttacggatagcatatttgtgttctgcaaaacgctctttcagttttctttttgtgcgaccaatgtaaaaacacccacaaacacagtccAGTCGGTATACCACATGTGTTGTAttacagtttgcaaaagaaCGACATTTAAAAGTGTAGGTGCATGTAGAGTCCATAAAATGTGTAGAACGATTGATCTGTGTGCAATGGACACATGCCCCACATCTGAAGGTGCCAAtgggttttttgaaaaaagtctCAAGTTTTGATGCTGGCAAATAGTTTTTGACGATTTTGTCCTTGAGGGTGGGGGCTTTTTTAAAGGCAAACCTGGGGGGCTCAGAGAACAAGGGGCCCAGTGAAGGGTCACAAGCCAGTATGGACCAGTTTTTTGTAATGGCGTTTTTGATTTTGTATGCCATGTTGCTGTACTGTAAAGTacagaaaattctgttttttgtttgtgatggaGCTCGCTGTCTCCTTATGAGAAGATTTCTTCTGTCCAAAGTTTTTGCTCGTGTTAGAGCCCCACTCAGTGTCTTTGCTTTGTAGCCCCTTTGAACGAACCGCTGTTGCATTTCCGTAGCTTGGGTATTGAAGTCCGTTTGAGAGTTGCAGATGCGCTTGAGACGTTGAAATTGCCCAAATGGAATGTTTTCAATGAGACTCTTAGGATGGAAggattcagcatgtaaaacagtaTTTCGATCTGTACTTTTTCTGAACAGAGATGTGTGTATTGAGCCTTGTTCATCCAGTGATATTAAAAGGTCCAagaagtttatttctttgttgctgAATTCCAAACTGAGTTTGATGTTAGGATTAGTGCTGTTTAAATATTGATGAAATTCTTGAAGTTGTTCTGTTGTaccagtaaaaatgaagaaaaggtcATCAATGTAACGACCATAGTATTTGATGAGCTGTTTGAAGGGGTTTTCAGTGCTGTGCACATACCTCTCTTCCCATAGCCCCAAAAATAATCCCGCATAGTTGGGGGCGTATGAAGCCCCCATGGCAGTCCCCTTGGTTTGTTGGTAGAGACGATCCTGGAATAGGAATATATTGTTATTGAGGGACCATTGGGTAagagaaacaacaaattgtGTCGGAGGAGTCTCGGTGTTtgatcttttttgtaaaaaatgttcaagggCCTCTAGGCCTTCCTGGTGGTCAATATTTGAGTAAAGTGACTCAACATCCATGGTTGCTAAAATAGCATTTGGGGCTTGTTGCATTTCTTGAAGGTCCTTGAGTATATGTGTAGTATCTTGCAAATATGCTTTCAGTGACATTGTTAGGGGTTTGATAACAAAGTCTATATATTGAGAAGCTGGTTCTGTAATAGTGTCAATTCCGTTAATTATTGGTCTACCTGGGGGTGAATGaaggtttttgtgtattttgggaaGAAGATAAAAAGTTGCCAGTTTAGGgttagagggagagagaaattcAAATTCATTCTTGTTAATCCACTTATTTTCCAGTGCAGGGttcaaaattgcaaaaaggTCTCTTTTTATGTTCTCAGTGGGGTTCGATTTGAGTGGCACATAATACTGTctattgtttaattgtttttgggCTTCCATGATGTAATCATTCTTACCCCATATTACTGTAGCTCCCCCTTTATCCGCTCTTCTCACCACgatgtcttcttcttttttaagcCACACCATAGCTCGTCTTTCACCTGAGCACAAATTTGACGTAGTTGCTGTGTTATTTTGTAGAATCAAGTTGACATCATGATCGACTTTCTTCATAAATGCGTTTAAGCATGAGTTGTTACTCAGTGGGAAGAAGGTTGATTTTCGTTTAAAGTAGGATAGGGGCTGTGAAGGGTCCGTGGATGAAGTGGTACAGGGCGAGGGGTGTGTGTGGTaccatgtttttaaatgtaggtTGCGGTAGAATTTATAGAGCTCTATTCTAGTTTGAAAACTATTGGTTATGTGAGTAGGTGCAAAAGATAATCCCCTTGATAGGAGTTTTTGACAGTCTGGTGGGAGAGGAACATTAGATATATTGATTACCgtttgtggtggtggtggtaatTTTGATGGGGCTGTCGAGGTCTCAGctgtcgttttcctcctccCCCGTCTGCCCCGCCGTGTTTTCTTCCTGCGCCACTGTGAGGTGTCCGGGTTTTGTCTAAAAAATGAGAAGAACCAGCCAGACTTGTGTCAGAGCGGTCCTCGTCCTCACTTGTGGTGCTGCCCGGTAAGCTGAATGAGACTGTACGGCCGCGTCTCGGTGGTCCCCGGGTGTGCCGGCGCTGCCAAGAATAGATGGCTCCTTCATCAtaatcttttttgtctctttgaaacTTATTCATTTTTGTACTTGTGATGGTCTTTGTCAGCTCACGTATGTCGtcgtttattttactttcagtgATAGCTGCTTCCTCCTTCTGTTGTTGTGTCACGTTGACAAGTGACAACTTCCGTTTTACTTCCGGTATCTTCTGTTTGATTTCTTCTCTTTGATTTTTTGCCTCATCAATCAGTAATAGCATCAGGTCAAAAGAGCATTTATTTAGTACGGACtcccatttttgtttaaattcaagGTTATCTTGTCCAAAGGATGGAAATTTATTTATCCGGAGCCCACGAGGTATGATGTTCTGCCGCCAGTAGTCGGATAGCGTTATTGCATGTAACtccagtttcttttctttctcaagAAGTCTTTTAAGTTCATTGTAAGAAGGTAGTTCAGGTGAGCCTGGGTTTTCCATGCAGAATAAAGAGTCTTGTACAATAATATTGCGTCCTTCCTCTTGggtaaaaaataatgtgttctTAGATGGCTGTGTCATCTTGTGATCCAATAACGTCCAGGGTAAATTGAACGGAGCAACTCAACAAAAAACACCACGGCCCAGTGGTGGGTGAAGTAGAACTTTGCAAAAAAAGGGAGGATTGTTGAGTGCTGCTTATGGCTCCAAAACAGGTGTGAACAATGGGTAAAAAGCAGGTGCTCTACAAGGACCAGGCCCGCGGatgaatagaaatacagaaaaaacttgctgaagcagtaactgtgacttgaactgaagcaagaaaagtcCGAGGCACTCTGTACTTACTCAATTAAAAGTCCTTTATTAGCTACATGGACACCACCAACATGTTTCGACACCAAGTCTTCGTCAGGgcaacatttgtaaatgaactgaacagcaggaagtctacttttaaaaaacacttaacaggaagtcacatgatcatgtgtggtcatgtgactccacccaagtattcattcataaaagacaaataaaatataaacactttggaatattttcacagagcaatAGGCAAGCATATCATccataatgcataaataaagctcattatgtaacactatatttcaataataaaccatgatgcatcatgttaacatatagaagaaaataaataatgaaaaaaaataatgaaaaaattactgaCTGCAAGGCACTGTGTGTAGAATAGGAAACAGTGGCATGAAACAGTGAGTAAACCCTCATCATCAAAGACAATCATTCAGaacacattaatatatttacagaaacggagaaaagtctatttcttcatttagtcCAGGGAACACAGTTGCTTTCAAAGAGTGGATCCAGAAGGTTTCCCTCTGCAATAATCTTTTCAACCTGTCACCCCCTCGGGGAGTGTTCTCAATAACTTCAATTGCCATGATTGTGAGTTCATTAATGTTTGTGTGGGTCatgttcttgaaatgttttgcaatcggatattccatgtttcctttacggatagcatatttgtgttctgcaaaacgctctttcagttttctttttgtgcgaccaatgtaaaaacacccacaaacacagtccAGTCGGTATACCACATGTGTTGTAttacagtttgcaaaagaaCGACATTTAAAAGTGTAGGTGCATGTAGAGTCCATAAAATGTGTAGAACGATTGATCTGTGTGCAATGGACACATGCCCCACATCTGAAGGTGCCAAtgggttttttgaaaaaagtctCAAGTTTTGATGCTGGCAAATAGTTTTTGACGATTTTGTCCTTGAGGGTGGGGGCTTTTTTAAAGGCAAACCTGGGGGGCTCAGAGAACAAGGGGCCCAGTGAAGGGTCACAAGCCAGTATGGACCAGTTTTTTGTAATGGCGTTTTTGATTTTGTATGCCATGTTGCTGTACTGTAAAGTacagaaaattctgttttttgtttgtgatggaGCTCGCTGTCTCCTTATGAGAAGATTTCTTCTGTCCAAAGTTTTTGCTCGTGTTAGAGCCCCACTCAGTGTCTTTGCTTTGTAGCCCCTTTGAACGAACCGCTGTTGCATTTCCGTAGCTTGGGTATTGAAGTCCGTTTGAGAGTTGCAGATGCGCTTGAGACGTTGAAATTGCCCAAATGGAATGTTTTCAATGAGACTCTTAGGATGGAAggattcagcatgtaaaacagtaTTTCGATCTGTACTTTTTCTGAACAGAGATGTGTGTATTGAGCCTTGTTCATCCAGTGATATTAAAAGGTCCAagaagtttatttctttgttgctgAATTCCAAACTGAGTTTGATGTTAGGATTAGTGCTGTTTAAATATTGATGAAATTCTTGAAGTTGTTCTGTTGTaccagtaaaaatgaagaaaaggtcATCAATGTAACGACCATAGTATTTGATGAGCTGTTTGAAGGGGTTTTCAGTGCTGTGCACATACCTCTCTTCCCATAGCCCCAAAAATAATCCCGCATAGTTGGGGGCGTATGAAGCCCCCATGGCAGTCCCCTTGGTTTGTTGGTAGAGACGATCCTGGAATAGGAATATATTGTTATTGAGGGACCATTGGGTAagagaaacaacaaattgtGTCGGAGGAGTCTCGGTGTTtgatcttttttgtaaaaaatgttcaagggCCTCTAGGCCTTCCTGGTGGTCAATATTTGAGTAAAGTGACTCAACATCCATGGTTGCTAAAATAGCATTTGGGGCTTGTTGCATTTCTTGAAGGTCCTTGAGTATATGTGTAGTATCTTGCAAATATGCTTTCAGTGACATTGTTAGGGGTTTGATAACAAAGTCTATATATTGAGAAGCTGGTTCTGTAATAGTGTCAATTCCGTTAATTATTGGTCTACCTGGGGGTGAATGaaggtttttgtgtattttgggaaGAAGATAAAAAGTTGCCAGTTTAGGgttagagggagagagaaattcAAATTCATTCTTGTTAATCCACTTATTTTCCAGTGCAGGGttcaaaattgcaaaaaggTCTCTTTTTATGTTCTCAGTGGGGTTCGATTTGAGTGGCACATAATACTGTctattgtttaattgtttttgggCTTCCATGATGTAATCATTCTTACCCCATATTACTGTAGCTCCCCCTTTATCCGCTCTTCTCACCACgatgtcttcttcttttttaagcCA
This genomic interval carries:
- the LOC111588690 gene encoding uncharacterized protein LOC111588690 isoform X1, which produces MTQPSKNTLFFTQEEGRNIIVQDSLFCMENPGSPELPSYNELKRLLEKEKKLELHAITLSDYWRQNIIPRGLRINKFPSFGQDNLEFKQKWESVLNKCSFDLMLLLIDEAKNQREEIKQKIPEVKRKLSLVNVTQQQKEEAAITESKINDDIRELTKTITSTKMNKFQRDKKDYDEGAIYSWQRRHTRGPPRRGRTVSFSLPGSTTSEDEDRSDTSLAGSSHFLDKTRTPHSGAGRKHGGADGGGGKRQLRPRQPHQNYHHHHKRIVSTNKPRGLPWGLHTPPTMRDYFWGYGKREQLQEFHQYLNSTNPNIKLSLEFSNKEINFLDLLISLDEQGSIHTSLFRKSTDRNTVLHAESFHPKSLIENIPFGQFQRLKRICNSQTDFNTQATEMQQRFVQRGYKAKTLSGALTRAKTLDRRNLLIRRQRAPSQTKNRIFCTLQYSNMAYKIKNAITKNWSILACDPSLGPLFSEPPRFAFKKAPTLKDKIVKNYLPASKLETFFKKPIGTFRCGACVHCTQINRSTHFMDSTCTYTFKCRSFANCNTTHVVYRLDCVCGCFYIGRTKRKLKERFAEHKYAIRKGNMEYPIAKHFKNMTHTNINELTIMAIEVIENTPRGGDRLKRLLQRETFWIHSLKATVFPGLNEEIDFSPFL
- the LOC111588690 gene encoding uncharacterized protein LOC111588690 isoform X4 — translated: MTQPSKNTLFFTQEEGRNIIVQDSLFCMENPGSPELPSYNELKRLLEKEKKLELHAITLSDYWRQNIIPRGLRINKFPSFGQDNLEFKQKWESVLNKCSFDLMLLLIDEAKNQREEIKQKIPEVKRKLSLVNVTQQQKEEAAITESKINDDIRELTKTITSTKMNKFQRDKKDYDEGAIYSWQRRHTRGPPRRGRTVSFSLPGSTTSEDEDRSDTSLAGSSHFLDKTRTPHSGAGRKHGGADGGGGKRQLRPRQPHQNYHHHHKRIVSTNKPRGLPWGLHTPPTMRDYFWGYGKRGMCTALKTPSNSSSNTMVVTLMTFSSFLLVQQNNFKNFINI
- the LOC111588690 gene encoding uncharacterized protein LOC111588690 isoform X3; translated protein: MGIVSTNKPRGLPWGLHTPPTMRDYFWGYGKREQLQEFHQYLNSTNPNIKLSLEFSNKEINFLDLLISLDEQGSIHTSLFRKSTDRNTVLHAESFHPKSLIENIPFGQFQRLKRICNSQTDFNTQATEMQQRFVQRGYKAKTLSGALTRAKTLDRRNLLIRRQRAPSQTKNRIFCTLQYSNMAYKIKNAITKNWSILACDPSLGPLFSEPPRFAFKKAPTLKDKIVKNYLPASKLETFFKKPIGTFRCGACVHCTQINRSTHFMDSTCTYTFKCRSFANCNTTHVVYRLDCVCGCFYIGRTKRKLKERFAEHKYAIRKGNMEYPIAKHFKNMTHTNINELTIMAIEVIENTPRGGDRLKRLLQRETFWIHSLKATVFPGLNEEIDFSPFL
- the LOC111588690 gene encoding uncharacterized protein LOC111588690 isoform X2; this encodes MGASYAPNYAGLFLGLWEERYVHSTENPFKQLIKYYGRYIDDLFFIFTGTTEQLQEFHQYLNSTNPNIKLSLEFSNKEINFLDLLISLDEQGSIHTSLFRKSTDRNTVLHAESFHPKSLIENIPFGQFQRLKRICNSQTDFNTQATEMQQRFVQRGYKAKTLSGALTRAKTLDRRNLLIRRQRAPSQTKNRIFCTLQYSNMAYKIKNAITKNWSILACDPSLGPLFSEPPRFAFKKAPTLKDKIVKNYLPASKLETFFKKPIGTFRCGACVHCTQINRSTHFMDSTCTYTFKCRSFANCNTTHVVYRLDCVCGCFYIGRTKRKLKERFAEHKYAIRKGNMEYPIAKHFKNMTHTNINELTIMAIEVIENTPRGGDRLKRLLQRETFWIHSLKATVFPGLNEEIDFSPFL